The following nucleotide sequence is from Komagataeibacter medellinensis NBRC 3288.
TGGCAGTCTTGGCCTGCTGGTGCTTCTGACTGGTCTGTCCTCACCGGGACAGCGTGCATGGCATGAATTCCTGTACCCGATGCTGGTGCAGCAGGGTGCCGGGCACTAAGGTCGGTATTGGCCAATCCTAAAAGATGTTTTTGGTGAAGTCTTTTTTAAAAAGCTTCCGAAGAATACTGCCTTTTTAAAAAAAGGTGGCACCCAGAAACTTTTATTATTTTCTACTAACATATTCTTTATCGGCTGAACGGGTTTTCAAGATATCCCACACCGGTCAGGCACAGCCCCTCCGGTGGGGCGGTGGGGCCTGCCGCGCGACGGTCGCATGCAGCCAGCGCGTGTACGACCTGTTCAGGTTCCCAGCGGCCTTCTCCCACCAGTTTCAGCGTGCCCGCCATGTTGCGGACCTGATGGTGCAGGAAGGAACGCGCCCCGGCTTCAATAACCACGTATTCCCCCTCTCGCCGCACATCAAGCCGGTCTAGTGTTCGCACGGGGCTGCGTGCCTGGCAGGCTGTGGCACGGAAGGATGTGAAATCATGCCGTCCCACCAGGTGCATGGCCGCCTGTTGCATGATGTTTTCATTCAGCGGCGCACGGACATGCCATACCTGCCCGTCTTCCAGCGCGGGGCGTGCCGGACGGTTCAGGATACGGTAGCGGTACGCGCGCGAAATGGCTGAAAAACGGGCATTCCAATGTGGCAGCACCGGGCGGGCCATCAGCACCACAACCGGGTGGGGTTTCATGTAGAAGTTCAGTCCGTCGCGCACCGTGGCGCTGGACAGGGTTACATCGGCTGGAAAATCCAGGTGGGCGACCTGACCACTGGCATGTACGCCCGCATCCGTGCGGCCGGCGGTAATGCTGCGCACGTCGCGGCCATTGGTCAGGCGGAGGGCGGCACTTTCCAGCAGGCCCTGTACGGACAGCAGGTCCTGCCCTTTCTGGCGCTGCCAACCTACAAGGCCACGCCCGTCATATTCCATCAGTACCGCCCAGCGGCAGACATTGGGGGGGGCAGCGTCATCCGGGCGGGCTGTAGGCATCTCAGGCATCGGGCAGCTCCATGCCAAGGCGCGTGTCCGAGGCCATGGGCTGCCCGCGCAGGAAGTCGTCTGCCGCCATCATGCCGCGCCCGGGACGCTGCAGGCGCGTGATACGCAACAGCGTGCCCG
It contains:
- the truA gene encoding tRNA pseudouridine(38-40) synthase TruA, with product MPEMPTARPDDAAPPNVCRWAVLMEYDGRGLVGWQRQKGQDLLSVQGLLESAALRLTNGRDVRSITAGRTDAGVHASGQVAHLDFPADVTLSSATVRDGLNFYMKPHPVVVLMARPVLPHWNARFSAISRAYRYRILNRPARPALEDGQVWHVRAPLNENIMQQAAMHLVGRHDFTSFRATACQARSPVRTLDRLDVRREGEYVVIEAGARSFLHHQVRNMAGTLKLVGEGRWEPEQVVHALAACDRRAAGPTAPPEGLCLTGVGYLENPFSR